A genome region from Microcella alkaliphila includes the following:
- a CDS encoding DUF3107 domain-containing protein, whose product MDIRIGILNSPREVAFESTQSADEVETLVSAAIEKGAPLVTFTDDKGKRYIVPTAAIGYVEIGSDQTRRVGFVG is encoded by the coding sequence GTGGACATTCGCATCGGAATTCTGAACAGCCCGCGTGAGGTCGCCTTCGAGTCGACGCAGAGCGCCGACGAGGTCGAAACGCTCGTCAGCGCCGCCATCGAGAAGGGCGCGCCGCTCGTCACCTTCACCGACGACAAGGGCAAGCGCTACATCGTGCCGACCGCGGCCATCGGCTACGTCGAGATCGGCTCGGACCAGACGCGTCGCGTCGGCTTCGTGGGCTAA
- a CDS encoding ferritin-like fold-containing protein, with translation MASWFKRPGTRATPAPTVRSRDTAVAALKIDLHELTPPADHFFGQCAALHLTFFEQLSHAASNAPQVADKDALARVSGVMLERYEALVARIDHHKLDRTATIQPHLAGAAEFERRTMGADWHEQVAAAHVTIGFLTDFWVNLAAGLDRDDRAAVEQALRAENIEPTLHAIVERVIAANPRLSSRLAVWCRRLVGDTLLQARSALVMHDDHARDQAQIDPVMTELIGEHTRRMDRLGLTA, from the coding sequence GTGGCTTCGTGGTTCAAACGTCCTGGTACGCGCGCCACACCCGCGCCCACGGTGCGTTCGCGCGACACCGCGGTCGCCGCGCTGAAGATCGATCTGCACGAGCTCACGCCGCCCGCCGATCACTTCTTCGGCCAGTGCGCGGCCCTGCACCTGACGTTCTTCGAGCAGCTCAGCCACGCGGCCTCGAACGCTCCCCAGGTCGCCGATAAAGACGCACTCGCGCGCGTGTCGGGCGTCATGCTCGAGCGCTACGAGGCGCTCGTCGCCCGCATCGACCACCACAAACTCGACCGCACGGCGACGATCCAGCCGCACCTTGCCGGCGCCGCCGAGTTCGAGCGTCGCACGATGGGGGCCGACTGGCACGAGCAAGTCGCCGCCGCCCACGTCACGATCGGCTTCCTCACCGACTTCTGGGTGAACCTCGCCGCGGGGCTCGACCGCGACGACCGAGCCGCCGTCGAGCAGGCGTTGCGGGCCGAGAACATCGAGCCGACCCTGCACGCGATCGTCGAGCGCGTGATCGCCGCGAACCCGCGGCTGTCATCGCGTCTCGCAGTCTGGTGCCGTCGACTCGTGGGCGACACGCTGCTGCAGGCACGAAGCGCCCTCGTCATGCACGACGATCATGCTCGCGACCAGGCGCAGATTGACCCGGTTATGACCGAGCTGATCGGCGAGCACACGCGCCGCATGGACCGCCTGGGTCTGACGGCCTAA
- a CDS encoding DEAD/DEAH box helicase, translated as MTFTDLGVEADIADALAAKGITEPFPIQQQTIPLALTGQDIIGQAKTGTGKTFGFGLPLIQKLGATPGPGVKALIVVPTRELCVQVTEDIELAASNRPTTVVSIYGGKAYEGQIDQLKAGAQIVVGTPGRLLDLAGQRLLNLADVEVMVLDEADKMLDLGFLSDIEKLFAQTKPTRHTMLFSATMPGPIVALARRFMNRPIHIRATDPDEGLTQANIKHIVYRAHALDKDEVIGRILQAEGRGKTVVFTRTKRAAAKLVEELNDRGYSAGAVHGDMTQEARERSMAAFKAGKKDILIATDVAARGIDVNDVTHVINHTVPDDHDAYLHRVGRTGRAGKTGIAVTFVDWADMHKWALINRALDMGQPEPVETYSSSPHLYADLNIPEGSKGRLKATPIPKVEKEASRPPRERTRRRSGGSGGGSGSSSTQDARGGDRVENARSEGGAPRKRRRRRRGGGGGTGGQGASGAAGNAAAGA; from the coding sequence GTGACTTTCACCGACCTGGGCGTCGAAGCCGATATCGCCGACGCCCTCGCAGCGAAGGGCATCACCGAGCCCTTCCCCATCCAGCAGCAGACCATCCCCCTCGCCCTCACGGGTCAAGACATCATTGGCCAGGCAAAAACCGGAACCGGCAAGACCTTCGGCTTCGGCCTGCCGCTCATCCAGAAGCTCGGCGCCACCCCCGGCCCGGGCGTGAAGGCCCTCATCGTCGTGCCCACGCGCGAGCTGTGCGTGCAGGTGACCGAAGACATTGAGCTCGCCGCGTCGAACCGCCCGACCACGGTCGTGTCGATCTACGGCGGAAAGGCCTACGAGGGTCAGATCGACCAGCTGAAGGCCGGCGCGCAGATTGTCGTGGGCACCCCCGGGCGCCTCCTCGACCTCGCCGGTCAGCGCTTGCTGAACCTCGCCGATGTCGAGGTCATGGTGCTCGACGAGGCCGACAAGATGCTCGACCTCGGGTTCCTCTCCGACATCGAGAAGCTGTTCGCCCAGACGAAGCCGACCCGGCACACGATGCTCTTCTCGGCGACCATGCCGGGCCCGATCGTCGCGCTCGCCCGTCGATTCATGAACCGGCCGATTCACATTCGCGCGACCGACCCCGACGAGGGGCTGACGCAGGCGAACATCAAGCACATCGTCTACCGGGCGCACGCGCTCGACAAAGACGAGGTCATCGGCCGCATTCTGCAGGCCGAGGGCCGCGGCAAGACGGTCGTGTTCACGCGCACGAAGCGCGCCGCCGCGAAGCTCGTCGAAGAGCTGAACGACCGCGGCTACAGCGCCGGCGCCGTGCACGGCGACATGACGCAGGAGGCCCGCGAGCGCTCGATGGCCGCCTTCAAGGCCGGCAAGAAAGACATCCTGATCGCGACCGACGTGGCCGCGCGCGGCATCGACGTGAACGACGTAACGCACGTGATCAACCACACGGTTCCCGACGACCACGACGCCTACCTGCACCGCGTCGGCCGCACGGGTCGCGCGGGCAAGACGGGCATCGCCGTGACGTTTGTCGACTGGGCAGACATGCACAAGTGGGCGCTCATCAACCGGGCGCTCGACATGGGTCAGCCCGAGCCGGTCGAGACGTACTCGTCGTCGCCGCACCTGTACGCCGACCTCAACATCCCCGAGGGCTCGAAGGGCCGCCTGAAGGCGACCCCGATTCCGAAGGTCGAAAAAGAGGCGTCGCGCCCGCCGCGTGAGCGCACCCGCCGCCGCAGCGGCGGCTCGGGCGGCGGCTCCGGCTCGTCCAGCACGCAGGATGCTCGCGGCGGCGACCGCGTCGAGAACGCACGCTCCGAGGGCGGTGCGCCGCGGAAGCGTCGTCGCCGCCGTCGTGGCGGAGGCGGCGGAACCGGTGGCCAGGGTGCGAGCGGCGCGGCGGGGAATGCCGCGGCGGGCGCCTAG
- a CDS encoding DHA2 family efflux MFS transporter permease subunit, with product MTTTNSPAPPASAPVTAAQRRIVLGVLIGSAFVVILNETLMGVAIPRFIQVFGITATTAQWLTTAFMLTLAVVIPITGWLLQRFSTRALFVTAMSLFTSGTLLGAVAPFFELLIVARVIQASGTAIVMPMLFTTVFALVAPGRRGQVIGTVSTVIAVAPAVGPSLSGFILSIADWHWLFITMLPLTTTALVVGALRMVDVSQRRGSRLDLVSIMLSVPGFGGLVFGLAQLGEGGHADGGSGSDSVVTGTISLVVGVVALALFVLRQLRLQRTDDALLDMRTFAERQFALSIGIITVGSMSLFGAIIIIPLYVQEVLGASPLVSGLVILPGALLQGLMAPLIGRRYDKVGPRSLVIPGIVLMASTLWGMSMFTSATPIWLVAVANIGIGLGLALLFTPLLTNGLAALRPQLNPYGSAIVGTVQQVAGAAGIALFLSVAAFVAPATGEASISADGVRAAFTVAAALATAVIPLVLLVRWQRGTGGPEVTTETGSTRVVESA from the coding sequence GTGACCACCACGAACAGTCCTGCCCCGCCCGCGTCAGCGCCGGTGACCGCCGCTCAGCGTCGCATCGTGCTGGGCGTCCTCATCGGCTCAGCCTTCGTCGTCATCCTGAACGAGACACTGATGGGCGTCGCGATTCCGAGGTTCATCCAGGTGTTCGGTATCACGGCGACAACGGCGCAGTGGCTGACCACCGCGTTCATGCTGACCCTCGCGGTCGTCATTCCGATCACCGGCTGGCTGTTGCAGCGCTTCAGCACGCGCGCGCTGTTCGTGACGGCGATGTCGCTGTTCACGTCGGGCACCCTGCTCGGGGCCGTGGCCCCGTTCTTCGAGCTGCTGATCGTCGCGCGCGTCATTCAGGCGAGCGGCACGGCGATCGTGATGCCCATGCTGTTCACAACCGTGTTCGCGCTGGTCGCCCCGGGACGCCGCGGGCAGGTCATCGGAACCGTGTCGACCGTGATCGCGGTCGCCCCGGCGGTCGGACCAAGCCTGTCGGGCTTCATTCTGAGCATCGCCGACTGGCACTGGCTGTTCATCACGATGCTGCCGCTGACGACGACGGCCCTCGTGGTCGGCGCTCTGCGCATGGTCGACGTCAGCCAGCGCCGCGGCTCCCGCCTCGACCTCGTCAGCATCATGCTGTCGGTTCCGGGATTCGGTGGACTCGTGTTCGGGCTCGCCCAACTGGGCGAGGGCGGCCACGCCGACGGCGGGTCCGGCTCCGACTCGGTCGTGACGGGCACGATCTCGCTCGTCGTGGGCGTCGTCGCGCTCGCGCTGTTCGTGCTGCGTCAGCTGCGCCTGCAGCGCACCGACGACGCGCTGCTCGACATGCGCACGTTCGCCGAGCGTCAGTTCGCGCTCTCGATCGGCATCATCACGGTGGGCTCGATGTCACTGTTCGGCGCGATCATCATCATTCCGCTCTACGTCCAAGAGGTCCTGGGAGCCTCGCCACTCGTCTCGGGTCTGGTGATTCTGCCGGGTGCGCTGCTGCAGGGGCTCATGGCCCCGCTCATCGGCCGCCGCTACGACAAGGTCGGGCCGCGCTCGCTCGTGATTCCCGGCATCGTGTTGATGGCGAGCACGCTCTGGGGCATGTCGATGTTCACCTCGGCCACCCCCATCTGGCTTGTCGCCGTCGCGAACATCGGCATCGGGCTGGGGCTTGCCCTGCTGTTCACCCCGCTGCTGACGAACGGACTCGCGGCTCTTCGACCGCAGTTGAACCCCTACGGGTCGGCAATCGTCGGCACCGTGCAGCAGGTCGCCGGGGCCGCGGGTATCGCACTGTTCCTGTCGGTCGCGGCGTTCGTCGCCCCGGCGACGGGCGAGGCGTCGATCTCGGCCGACGGCGTTCGGGCCGCCTTCACGGTGGCTGCGGCTCTCGCCACCGCGGTGATCCCCCTGGTGCTGCTCGTGCGCTGGCAGCGCGGCACCGGAGGCCCCGAGGTGACGACCGAGACTGGGTCGACCCGCGTCGTCGAGTCGGCGTAA